The stretch of DNA CGAGGCGGGGTCACTATTCAGGGATATCGCACCCGACCCTGCCAGGTGCAACTGCTGACGACAGACCCAGCCCTGCCACCGCGAAACCCGCCTATTCGCGTTCGCCAAAGCATTCCCACCGCCTGGCTGGAGATGACCCTGCGGGAGGGCAAAAACCGTCAGGTCCGGCGCATGACTGCGGCGGTAGGACATCCGACGTTGCGTCTGGTGCGCGTGGCGATCGCCCACCTGCAGCTGGGTACCCTGGAGCCAGGCCAGTGGCGCTCGGCTACAACCCAGGAGCGGCAGCGACTGCTGCGCCTTAAAAGCGGTAGAAGCTGATTATCAGAAAGCTGCCTACGCAGTCTGGCTGAGAGCAGGTCAAGAATCGATGGTGAAGCAGGTTAGGGTAGAGGCAGTAAGTTACCATGAGCTTGCAATAGGGCAGCTTTGGGCTTTACCCATGTCATACTTAACATGCTGTACCCATGCCGTTTGGCCAGTAGGGTGTATTTGTATATGTTGTCTAACCGCCTGTTCTAGCCCTACCGAAATGGTCGAATTTCGGGTTTTTGATGGAGGGAATATCCCTGTGGGCTGGCTGACTGGCCTCATTTTGGATCGTCGCTAGGATGTTAACCTGCCCCTTTTGTGAGTTTGAAAACCCCGATTCACAGCGGTCCTGCGAACAGTGTGGCCAGCCCCTTGAACGGTGGCGGGTGATTGATATTCCCGCCCCCGGGGCGCCAGCCCTTGGTCTTGCCGATCTCTACGATGATAAGTACCTCGACAGCGATCGCCGCTACCGACTCACAAACCCCTCTGCGGCTCTAGGGGCAGCCAGTTCCACCCCCTGGGTTGTCATCGATTGCCAACCCGAGGCTGACTCCCCCCTCCAAGACCTGCAGGCGGCCTGGCTCGAAAACCCCACCCTCGATCCCACAGTTCATCCCCTGGCGGTGGGAGTCCCCCCTGCGGCCTATCCCTATCTGGCGCTTCAGGCCGATTATTTTCCGGCCATTCCCGAGCTGCACCACGCCTGGCAAACCCCCGAGCGCACGCTGCTGCTGATCGAAGATCGCGCCATCTGGCTGCCCTTCTCGACGGGGTGGATAGCAATTGACGACCCGCTTCAGCACCTCCAGTGGCTGTTTGAAACGACGCTGCTGTGGCAGGCTTTGGCCCCATGGCAGGGGCAGGCCACACTGCTCAATCCCCAGCGATTGACTCTCAACGAAAATAGCCTGATCTGCCTGACTGAAATCGACGCTGCGGAGTCTTCGTCGCCGCTGCCGCTCCAGGCTCTGGGACGGATGTGGCAAACTCTGCTAATCAGCGGCCAAACCGAACTACCACTTCAGGTGCAAACCCTGGTGGACGGCCTGGTGGAAGGAACAATCACCGATGTTGAGCAGATGCAGGCGACCCTGGCCGAAGCGGCCCAAGACTACTCCATGCCTGGGGTCGAAGGGGGAATGCCCGCCTGGGTTGACGAGTATAACGACACTGACAGCACCAGCGACATCGGTGTTGATCTCCTGATCAAAGAAACTGATCGCGCGATCGCCAAAGAAGCCGCGATCGATCCTTTTGACCTGGAGGTTGACGCGGCCTTTGACACCCAGGAACTGACCGACGACGACGGCAACGGCCCCATCGAAGCGCCCACCATGGTGCTGCCGATGAAACTGGCTCTCCTTGACGACGCCGGTCAAAGCCACGTGGGTCAGCAGCGTCACCACAACGAAGACTGGTTTTTCACCCAGACCCAGCTACACCGGGTCAGCGGTCCCCAGGGCACTATTCTGAGGGCGAAGGGACTCTATATTCTCTGCGATGGCATGGGCGGACATGCCTCTGGAGAAGTGGCTAGCCAGCTGGCGGTACGCACCCTGCGGGAGTACCTGACCCAGCACTGGGGGGGCGATCGCCTGCCCGACCACGACACACTGACCCAGGCGGTAGTCACAGCCAACCAGGCCATCTTTGACATCAATCAGTCCAACGCTACATCCGGCGTCGGTCGCATGGGGACTACCCTGGTCATGGTGCTGGTCCACAACCTCTCTGTCGCTGTTGTGCATGTCGGCGATAGTCGCCTTTACGGCTACAGCAAACGTCTGGGGTTGCGGCAGCTCACCCTAGATCACGAGGTGGGGCAGCGCGAAATTAACCGCGGGGTAGAGCCAGCCCTCGCCTATGCTCGCCCTGATGCCTATCAACTGACCCAGGCCCTCGGCCCTCGGGGTAAGGAAGACCTGGTACCCAGCATTGCATACCACGAGATTACCGAAGACACGCTGCTGGTGTTGTGCTCCGACGGGCTGAGCGACAACGATTTGCTTGAGCGCCACACCAGTTCCCACCTTGCGGGACTGTTGAGCGCCAAGGCCAACCTGTCCGATGGAGTAGCTCAGCTAATCGATCTGGCTAACGAAAAAAATGGCCATGACAACATCACGACCATTCTTGTCCGGATTAAGCTACAGCCCGACCTGTCAACTATTACAAGTTAACTAAGGAGCTGTTAACTGAGGAGCTGCCTGGAATCGGATGGATTGCAGCCACCGTAGGTGGCATGACCTCAGAGGTTGATAAGTCACGGCAAGGACATGACTCCCTGGGCATTCCAATACTGCCCAGAGTATTCCGCCCCCTGCCCTAGTCTTCTTCCCAGGACTGTACCGCCAGCAGGTCTTGAATCGGATCTTGGGTCGAAAAGTCGAATTCTTCCAGTTCTTGCTTCCAATGGGCCCAGTCATCGCCAAAGAGAAAGGCAATTTTCCAGATTGGGTCGCTGGGGCGAACAACTTTGGACTTCTTAACTAAAGACTCAACTTGGCGCTGAAATTTCACCATGGGGTGAGCGACAACTAAGTCGGCGATTGCTTCAGTCATATTTTCGATTTAAAAAGCTCTTCAGAACGTTGAATCGGGAGAAGCTGCACACCCTTGAAACTTGCGCAGGCATTAACCCTGGATTCAGGAACACAGCATAGCACAAGACGGCAAAAGCGCAATTCTTGTCTAAAACTTATCCTGTTGACAACAGCCGCAGATCACTTACACCGGGCCGTTGCCTCTCTAGTGTACCTAAGCGAGGGGCAAACTGAGTGGGGTATTTCCCCTATCGAAGGGCAGATTACCGTACTCTCCAGCGCTAGCCCAATCTTGGGTTGAGCCAATAGTCGCTAAACTAGAGGTCAAACCTTTTTGCCTTCAGCGTTGACCAATGGCTCAAACTGACCTGTCTGCCCCTCAGCCCACTGCGCCCGTTGCCCTACCTCGCACCAGCGAGTCAGAGGCGTTGAAACGCATTCGCCACACCTTTTCCCATGTGATGGCGATGGCGGTGCAGAACCTGTTTCCCAAGGCGCAAGTCACCATTGGTCCCTGGATTGACTACGGCTTTTACTACGACTTCGACAGCCCGGAGCCCTTCACGGAGCAAGATCTGAAGGCGATTAAAAAGGAGATGATCAAGATCATCAACAAAAAGCTGCCGGTCACGCAGGAAACCGTGAGCCGGGCGGAGGCCCAGCAGCGCATTGAGGCCCTGGGGGAGCCCTACAAGCTGGAGATTTTGCAAGACCTGCAAGAGCCCATTACCCTCTACCACCTGGGCGACCAGTGGTGGGACCTGTGCGCTGGCCCCCACGTGGCCAGTACCGCTGACCTCAACCCCAAGGCCTTTGAACTGGAGAGTGTGGCCGGGGCCTACTGGCGCGGCGACGAGAAACGGGCGCAACTCCAGCGCATTTACGGCACCGCCTGGGAAACGCCAGAGCAGCTCCAGGAGTATAAGCGCCGCCGCGAGGAGGCCAAGCGCCGCGACCACCGCAAGCTGGGCCGGGAACTGGGGCTATTTATCTTTGCTGACGATGTGGGGCCGGGACTGCCCCTCTGGACCCCGAAGGGGACGGTGCTGCGCTCTACGCTAGAAACCTTCCTCAAGGAAGAGCAGACCAAGCGGGGTTATCTGGGGGTTGTGACTCCTCACATTGCCAGGGTGGATCTATTTAAGACCTCGGGCCACTGGCAAAACTACCGGGAGGACATGTTCCCGTTGATGGCGGACGATGATGACGCCCGCTCCGCCGAAGAAGGGTTTGTCATGAAGCCGATGAATTGCCCCTTCCACATCCAAATCTATAAGAGTGAGCTGCGCTCCTACCGGGAGCTACCCCTGCGACTGGCGGAGTTTGGCACGGTCTACCGCTACGAGCAGTCCGGGGAACTGGGGGGGCTGACCCGAGTGCGGGGCTTTACGGTGGATGACTCCCACCTGTTTGTGCGCCCGGAGCAGCTCGACGATGAGTTTCTCAAGGTGGTGGATCTGATCCTCACCGTGTTCCGCAGCCTGAAGCTGAAGAACTTTAAAGCCCGCCTCAGCTTCCGCGACCCGGAGTCCACCAAATACATCGGCGGCGACGCGGTGTGGGAGGCCTCCCAGAATGCGATTCGTCGAGCGGTGCAGACCCTGGGTATGGAGTACTTTGAAGCCCCCGGTGAGGCGGCCTTCTATGGCCCGAAGCTGGACTTTATCTTCCGCGATGCCCTGGAGCGCGAGTGGCAGCTGGGCACGGTGCAGGTGGACTACAACCTGCCGGAGCGCTTTGACCTGGAGTATGTGGCCGAGGATGGCTCGCGCCAGCGCCCGGTGATGATTCACCGCGCCCCCTTTGGCTCCCTGGAGCGACTGATCGGCATTTTGATCGAGGAGTACGCCGGGGACTTCCCGCTGTGGCTGGCTCCGGTGCAAATGCGGCTGCTGCCGGTCACCGAGGAGCAGCTGGGCTATGCTCAGTCGGTGGCTGACCAGCTTTTGACCCAGGGCGTGCGGGTGGAGGTGGACGCCAGCGGCGATCGCCTCGGTAAGATGGTCCGCAATGCCGAAAAGGCCAAGGTGCCGATCATGGCGGTGGTGGGGGCAAAAGAACTAGAGGATAATGCCCTCAGTATTCGCACCCGGGCCCAGGGGGAACTGGGGGCGCTACCGGTGGCGGAGGTGCTGGAGCGGGTGACGGGGGCGATCGCCGCCAGGGCAGATTTCTAGCCTGCAAAACCTTTCTCGCAGAACTCCGAGTTTGAGTTTTCCTGGTGGCCCCAGACTGGCTGGCTTACGCACCAGAACTCGGAGTTCTTTCTGGCCCTAGGGCAGTTCCGGCAGGTCGGATTCGAGTTGGCGGAGTTCGCTTAGGGATTGTTCCATGGACTGGATCAGGGACTGGACCTCGCGATCGCGCGCTTCCGCCTGCTGGGCCGCCATACCCGCCACTACACTCAGGCAGGAGTCCATGCCCGCCGCAAACTCAAACCGGGTGACGGCGTTTTCACCGCGAAAGGTGCCGTCAGGGTAGCCGCTGATGCAGCCGTAGGTGCCAGCCAGGTTGAGCAACGCCTCGTAGGCCCAGTGGTCGGGGGAGACATCGGTGAAGGGCAGCACCCGCTGGGGCGGGGCGGCCTGGGCCTGGGCGGCGGGAATCGCGATCGCGGGGTCGGCGGGACCTGGGTTAGCCCAGGCAGGGGCGATCGCTGTCGCCGCTACAGTCCCTACCGTCACCGCCGAGCCGACTTGCATCCACCGTTTCATCCGTGTCATTGCTTCCCCCCCAGTTCTGCTGTGTCGTTGCCATGCCCCTTAACCGTAGCGAATCCGCAGGCAAGTCACCACTGCCCCGGCCCGGATCACCCGCACCCCCAAAGGTGCTACTATCCTTGACCTGATTGTCCCTTGTCTGCCGGAGGTGTGGCGGTGTCTCGATCCATTTTGGTAACTGTCCCAGCGACCACTGCCAACATTGGCCCCGGCTTCGACTGCTTGGGAGCGGCATTGACCCTCTACAATCACTTTAAATTCACACCCCTCGACCAGGCTGCAGGGACGGTCACGATTACTGTGCAGGGGAAAGAGGCGGAGCGGGTAGTCACAGACAGCTCCAATTTGGCCTACAAAGCCTTTGCTCACTACTTCCGCAGTCGAGAACTGGTGGTACCGGCAGTGGCGATCGCCATTGACTTAGATTTACCCCTGGCCCGGGGGCTGGGCAGTTCCTCCACCGCCATAGTCGGCGGGCTGCTGGGGGCCAATGGGCTCTGTGACGAACCATTGAACCAAGCGGCATTGGCAGAACTGGCGATCGCGATCGAAGGCCACCCCGACAACGTGGTGCCCGCCCTGGTGGGGGGCTGCCAACTGGCGGTAGCCGGGGAGGACGGTTCCGCCACCCTCTGCCCGATTCCCTGGCACAGCGACGTGGTGCCCGTGGTGGCCATCCCGGACTTTGAGCTGTCCACCGCCGAGGCCCGCCGGGTGCTGCCCGCCACCTACAGCCGCACCGATGCGATCTTTAATACCGCCCACCTGGGGCTGCTGCTGCGCGGTCTGGAGAGCGGCAACGGCGACTGGCTGCGGGTGGCCCTAGCGGATCGGATCCACCAGCCCTACCGGCAAACCCTGATTCCCGGCTACGCTGCCGTGGCCGAGGGGGCGATCGCCGCAGGGGCCTACGGCCTGGTGATCAGTGGAGCGGGGCCAACGCTGCTGGCCCTGGCCCCAGCGACGGCAGCTCCAGCGGTCGCTGAGGGGATGACCACTGCCTGGCAAAGGGAGGGGCAAAGCGTTACCGCCCTGGCCCTGGCTCTAGAGACCCGGGGAGGGCGACTGGAAACGGTTGCCTAATTGTCACACCCCTTACCAGCGGGCGATCGTAGCGCCGGAAGGCTCCCGGCGCTAGCAAATTAGGCATTTCACACTATTGACATCTCTAAATGTGAGTAATCACTTTTATTTAATTAAATGATTTTTGACCCAAAACCGTTGTATAGCAACGGTTTTGGGTCTTTTAGCGAAAAGTTCTCGTTATCTTTACCGGAAATTACGTATCAAATGTTTATTAAGTTTCCTATACTGGAAACGAGCGCAAAGATAGGTATATCTCTCTATCCATCTTTCACTCCGGTTCCTCCGTCGTGCTTTTGGGCAACGACTTGTGCGCTGAAATCCTCCGACCTTCTCGCCTAGGGTAGGCCGCCGCGAACAGCAGAGGTCAGCCATTTTACCGATGGCCCCTCCAGGGTATATGTCCGCTTCGTGTCAGACACTCAAACCGGAACCTCAATGCGCTGGCTGTTTTGTTCTATATACTCACGCAAATTCTCATGCTGACCGAGCAATTTCCGTGGCTGACGACCCTAGTTATCCTGCCGCTGCTGGCCATCCTGCCCATACCGGTGCTGCCCAACCGCAATGGGCAAACCCTGCGCTGGTACGCCCTGGGGATTGGCTTCATCGAATTTTCTTTAATTCTCTACACCTTTGCCAACTTCTACGACCTCAATCAGCCTGGTCTACAGCTGGTTGAGCAGTATAGCTGGGTACCCCAGGTGGGTCTCACCTGGTCCCTGGGGGCCGATGGTTTGGCCATGCCCCTGGTTGTGCTCAGCGGCCTGGTCACCACTCTGGCAATTCTGGCCTCCTGGAACGTCACCAAACGGCCCCGCCTCTACTTCAGCCTATTGCTGGTGATGTACAGCGCTCAGGTTGGGGTATTTCTGGCCCAGGACCTGGTCATGTTCTTCCTGATGTGGGAACTGGAACTGGTGCCTGTGTACCTCCTGATCTCCATCTGGGGCGGTCAGAAGCGTCTATATGCCGCTACTAAATTTATTCTCTACACCGCGATCGGCTCTATCTTTATTCTGGTCGGGGCTCTGGCCATGGCCTTCTACGGCGACACCGTCACCTTCAACCTGACGGAGTTAGCCCAGAAAGATTATTCGCTGACCTTCCAGCTGCTGGTATACGCGGCGTTTCTGGTGGCCTTTGCGGTCAAGCTGCCCATCTTTCCGCTGCACACCTGGTTGCCCGATGCCCATAGTGAGGCACCTGCGGCCGTGTCAATGATTTTGGCAGGGGTGTTGCTCAAGATGGCGGGCTATGGCCTCATCCGCATGAACATTGAGATGCTGCCCGATGCTCACCTCTACTTTGCGCCATTCCTGGCCATTCTGGGCGTGGTCAACGTCATCTACGCCTCAATGACGGCCTTCGGTCAGGACAACCTGAAGCGTCGCATGGCCTATTCCTCGGTGGCCCACATGGGATTTGTGCTGATTGGCTGCTCGGCATTCACCACCCTGGGCATGAGCGGAGCCATGCTGCAGATGATCTCCCACGGCATGATTGCGGCGGTCATGTTCTTCCTGTCTGGGGTGACCTACGAACGCACTCACACCCTCGACATGGACGTCATGGGTGGAATGGCTCGCAAAATGCCAACTACCTTTGCCTTCTTTACAGCGGCTGCCATGGGCTCGCTGGCCCTACCCGGCATGAGCGGTTTTGTCAGCGAAATCGCAGTATTTCTGGGTATGGCCACCAGCGACGTCTACAGCACAACCTTCAAAACCGCCATCATCATCGGCGCTGCGGTTGGCGTAGTGCTGTCCCCCATCTATCTGCTCTCGATGCTGCGGCGGATCTTCTACGGAGATGCCGGGCAGGTGGTGGCCAAGGTGCCCAACATGCTAGACATCCGGCCACGGGAAGCCTTTGTGGCCCTCTGTCTACTGGTGCCCATCATCGGGATTGGCCTGTATCCAAAATTGGCAACCCAGGTTTACGATGCTAAAACCGTCGCGGTGGCCAGTCGCGCCCAGACGACAGTGCTGGCAGCTGGGCAAAACCC from Leptolyngbya sp. KIOST-1 encodes:
- a CDS encoding pseudouridine synthase, encoding MAYQYILFYKPYNVLSQFSQGSTPPATAAEPRPTLKDFIPVAEVYPVGRLDRDSEGLMLLTNDRQVQHRLSDPRFAHPRTYWVQVEQTPPAAALDHLRGGVTIQGYRTRPCQVQLLTTDPALPPRNPPIRVRQSIPTAWLEMTLREGKNRQVRRMTAAVGHPTLRLVRVAIAHLQLGTLEPGQWRSATTQERQRLLRLKSGRS
- a CDS encoding serine/threonine phosphatase, translated to MLTCPFCEFENPDSQRSCEQCGQPLERWRVIDIPAPGAPALGLADLYDDKYLDSDRRYRLTNPSAALGAASSTPWVVIDCQPEADSPLQDLQAAWLENPTLDPTVHPLAVGVPPAAYPYLALQADYFPAIPELHHAWQTPERTLLLIEDRAIWLPFSTGWIAIDDPLQHLQWLFETTLLWQALAPWQGQATLLNPQRLTLNENSLICLTEIDAAESSSPLPLQALGRMWQTLLISGQTELPLQVQTLVDGLVEGTITDVEQMQATLAEAAQDYSMPGVEGGMPAWVDEYNDTDSTSDIGVDLLIKETDRAIAKEAAIDPFDLEVDAAFDTQELTDDDGNGPIEAPTMVLPMKLALLDDAGQSHVGQQRHHNEDWFFTQTQLHRVSGPQGTILRAKGLYILCDGMGGHASGEVASQLAVRTLREYLTQHWGGDRLPDHDTLTQAVVTANQAIFDINQSNATSGVGRMGTTLVMVLVHNLSVAVVHVGDSRLYGYSKRLGLRQLTLDHEVGQREINRGVEPALAYARPDAYQLTQALGPRGKEDLVPSIAYHEITEDTLLVLCSDGLSDNDLLERHTSSHLAGLLSAKANLSDGVAQLIDLANEKNGHDNITTILVRIKLQPDLSTITS
- a CDS encoding DUF4327 family protein, which gives rise to MTEAIADLVVAHPMVKFQRQVESLVKKSKVVRPSDPIWKIAFLFGDDWAHWKQELEEFDFSTQDPIQDLLAVQSWEED
- the thrS gene encoding threonine--tRNA ligase, translated to MAQTDLSAPQPTAPVALPRTSESEALKRIRHTFSHVMAMAVQNLFPKAQVTIGPWIDYGFYYDFDSPEPFTEQDLKAIKKEMIKIINKKLPVTQETVSRAEAQQRIEALGEPYKLEILQDLQEPITLYHLGDQWWDLCAGPHVASTADLNPKAFELESVAGAYWRGDEKRAQLQRIYGTAWETPEQLQEYKRRREEAKRRDHRKLGRELGLFIFADDVGPGLPLWTPKGTVLRSTLETFLKEEQTKRGYLGVVTPHIARVDLFKTSGHWQNYREDMFPLMADDDDARSAEEGFVMKPMNCPFHIQIYKSELRSYRELPLRLAEFGTVYRYEQSGELGGLTRVRGFTVDDSHLFVRPEQLDDEFLKVVDLILTVFRSLKLKNFKARLSFRDPESTKYIGGDAVWEASQNAIRRAVQTLGMEYFEAPGEAAFYGPKLDFIFRDALEREWQLGTVQVDYNLPERFDLEYVAEDGSRQRPVMIHRAPFGSLERLIGILIEEYAGDFPLWLAPVQMRLLPVTEEQLGYAQSVADQLLTQGVRVEVDASGDRLGKMVRNAEKAKVPIMAVVGAKELEDNALSIRTRAQGELGALPVAEVLERVTGAIAARADF
- a CDS encoding S-layer homology domain-containing protein: MKRWMQVGSAVTVGTVAATAIAPAWANPGPADPAIAIPAAQAQAAPPQRVLPFTDVSPDHWAYEALLNLAGTYGCISGYPDGTFRGENAVTRFEFAAGMDSCLSVVAGMAAQQAEARDREVQSLIQSMEQSLSELRQLESDLPELP
- the thrB gene encoding homoserine kinase, which gives rise to MSRSILVTVPATTANIGPGFDCLGAALTLYNHFKFTPLDQAAGTVTITVQGKEAERVVTDSSNLAYKAFAHYFRSRELVVPAVAIAIDLDLPLARGLGSSSTAIVGGLLGANGLCDEPLNQAALAELAIAIEGHPDNVVPALVGGCQLAVAGEDGSATLCPIPWHSDVVPVVAIPDFELSTAEARRVLPATYSRTDAIFNTAHLGLLLRGLESGNGDWLRVALADRIHQPYRQTLIPGYAAVAEGAIAAGAYGLVISGAGPTLLALAPATAAPAVAEGMTTAWQREGQSVTALALALETRGGRLETVA
- a CDS encoding NAD(P)H-quinone oxidoreductase subunit 4, with the protein product MLTEQFPWLTTLVILPLLAILPIPVLPNRNGQTLRWYALGIGFIEFSLILYTFANFYDLNQPGLQLVEQYSWVPQVGLTWSLGADGLAMPLVVLSGLVTTLAILASWNVTKRPRLYFSLLLVMYSAQVGVFLAQDLVMFFLMWELELVPVYLLISIWGGQKRLYAATKFILYTAIGSIFILVGALAMAFYGDTVTFNLTELAQKDYSLTFQLLVYAAFLVAFAVKLPIFPLHTWLPDAHSEAPAAVSMILAGVLLKMAGYGLIRMNIEMLPDAHLYFAPFLAILGVVNVIYASMTAFGQDNLKRRMAYSSVAHMGFVLIGCSAFTTLGMSGAMLQMISHGMIAAVMFFLSGVTYERTHTLDMDVMGGMARKMPTTFAFFTAAAMGSLALPGMSGFVSEIAVFLGMATSDVYSTTFKTAIIIGAAVGVVLSPIYLLSMLRRIFYGDAGQVVAKVPNMLDIRPREAFVALCLLVPIIGIGLYPKLATQVYDAKTVAVASRAQTTVLAAGQNPPLYAHIMVAPRVTVAELATATSPQID